The following are from one region of the Thiocapsa rosea genome:
- a CDS encoding lytic transglycosylase domain-containing protein has protein sequence MIKCAWFAGVLCGVLATTVSVHAAPEAIDGAPVGTPDSHGQASLPSVWAEPAGAQGIEPHLLYAAALSASGRIANGQAAPWPWTLVVDGRRVHYATREDAQRALDDASSDAATDLAVGLLAVPVRHLWFGGTPAELLDPARNLARGAALIAVGLRAYPSNPARGIGQYRAASDTAAETLGARILALAEALSDPATGFAPSPEQSSAPSGAPASGPRIRTVTAGLRARCIDPDKQPVAALVEAAARRHGVDPAFALAIARRESAFRQTAVSPKGATGVMQLMPATAARYGANPRDLEQNIDAGVRYLRDLAGMFDGDPALVAAGYNAGEGAVIKHGYRIPPYRETRTYVPRVLESRSEYLQCRQP, from the coding sequence ATGATTAAGTGCGCCTGGTTTGCCGGTGTCCTCTGCGGTGTGCTGGCCACGACCGTGTCGGTCCATGCCGCGCCGGAAGCAATCGACGGCGCACCCGTCGGTACGCCCGACAGCCACGGCCAAGCATCGCTGCCGTCGGTCTGGGCCGAACCGGCAGGGGCTCAAGGGATCGAACCGCATCTGCTCTATGCCGCCGCGCTGTCGGCGAGCGGGCGGATCGCGAACGGGCAGGCCGCGCCGTGGCCCTGGACGCTCGTCGTGGACGGGCGTCGCGTGCACTACGCGACCCGCGAGGACGCGCAACGCGCCCTGGACGACGCCTCGTCGGACGCGGCGACAGACCTCGCGGTCGGACTCCTGGCCGTGCCGGTGCGCCACCTGTGGTTCGGCGGCACGCCGGCCGAATTGTTGGATCCGGCGCGCAACCTCGCGCGCGGGGCCGCGCTGATCGCCGTCGGCCTGCGCGCCTATCCGAGCAACCCGGCGCGGGGGATCGGTCAGTATCGCGCGGCATCGGACACCGCTGCCGAGACCCTCGGCGCGCGGATCCTCGCGCTCGCCGAGGCGCTGAGCGATCCGGCCACCGGGTTTGCGCCATCTCCCGAACAGTCTTCCGCGCCTTCCGGGGCTCCGGCATCCGGCCCGCGTATTCGAACGGTCACGGCGGGCCTCCGTGCCCGCTGCATCGACCCTGACAAACAACCCGTCGCCGCGCTCGTGGAGGCCGCCGCGCGCCGCCACGGCGTGGATCCGGCGTTCGCGCTCGCGATCGCCCGGCGCGAAAGTGCGTTCCGTCAGACGGCGGTCTCCCCGAAGGGCGCGACCGGCGTGATGCAGCTGATGCCGGCGACCGCCGCGCGCTACGGCGCGAATCCGCGCGATCTGGAACAAAACATCGACGCCGGCGTGCGCTACCTGCGCGATTTGGCCGGGATGTTCGACGGCGACCCCGCGTTGGTCGCCGCCGGCTACAACGCGGGGGAGGGCGCCGTGATCAAGCACGGCTATCGCATCCCGCCCTATCGCGAGACCCGCACCTATGTCCCCCGCGTTCTCGAATCCCGATCGGAGTATCTGCAATGTCGACAGCCCTGA
- a CDS encoding FlhC family transcriptional regulator, protein MKAKPVSTDPIGTGRIGVAPISLGNRSARVPDARLARHDAETLALVMLQHGARVGIVHWATGLKSTVLAGWYRQLHGRAPPRGPLPDSAGSMIRTRTEHAAASLFGVVYAEHRRDGALGRMIDPHGLVRAYELYLALVSGPPAGALGINQAWIVARDLRAGLAAIAWCPSCEAPYIALRDAILIGCPLCALYARAGGRASPRRAGP, encoded by the coding sequence ATGAAAGCCAAGCCAGTGAGCACCGATCCGATCGGCACGGGGCGGATCGGTGTCGCGCCGATCAGTCTCGGAAACCGAAGTGCACGCGTGCCGGATGCCCGCCTCGCCCGGCACGACGCCGAGACCCTCGCGCTCGTCATGCTGCAGCACGGCGCGCGTGTCGGAATCGTGCACTGGGCCACCGGGCTGAAGAGCACGGTCCTTGCCGGCTGGTATCGACAGCTGCACGGACGGGCGCCGCCGCGCGGTCCGCTGCCGGACAGTGCCGGCTCGATGATCCGTACCCGCACCGAGCACGCTGCGGCCTCGCTCTTCGGTGTGGTCTATGCCGAGCACCGTCGCGACGGCGCCCTCGGGCGCATGATCGACCCGCACGGGCTGGTGCGTGCCTACGAGCTCTATCTGGCGCTCGTCTCCGGTCCGCCTGCGGGTGCTCTGGGGATCAACCAAGCCTGGATCGTCGCGCGGGATCTGCGCGCCGGGCTCGCCGCGATAGCCTGGTGCCCGTCCTGCGAGGCCCCGTACATCGCCTTGCGCGACGCGATCCTGATCGGGTGTCCGCTGTGCGCCCTCTATGCGCGGGCCGGCGGACGCGCCTCTCCTCGTCGAGCAGGGCCGTGA
- the traF gene encoding conjugal transfer protein TraF — translation MRPIRHRADALAAGLLVALTAVPTLATPAGGFYARDAEGWFWYREPPLPEPVPVVPAPSAEPPQAPVEAKPSEPLAEVSPGPAPLSAHWFRENLDTYRDRAIDDPSPENVAVYLHLQRIAMDKSSRFARVSERVVQGDPVLDEITRRPTANFGANLADKQASAAGDALLERLAGETALWFLFRSDCPYCDAQAPLLEALAQRYGFAVLAVSLDGAGLADGTFPAFEIDRGQAEALGVISTPAMFLARPDQGAVAPIAQGLLSLAQLRDRIVLAAVQAGWVSEAEASRLRAGSADRGSAAATLTALPEDPSALLEALRATVPPDTRPDTYQAPR, via the coding sequence ATGCGACCGATCCGACACCGCGCCGACGCCCTCGCCGCGGGCCTCCTGGTCGCACTGACGGCCGTGCCGACGCTCGCGACACCCGCGGGCGGCTTCTACGCGCGCGATGCCGAGGGCTGGTTCTGGTATCGGGAGCCGCCCCTGCCCGAGCCGGTGCCTGTCGTGCCTGCGCCGAGCGCCGAGCCGCCGCAAGCGCCCGTCGAGGCGAAACCCTCCGAGCCTCTCGCGGAGGTCTCCCCCGGACCGGCGCCGCTCTCCGCACACTGGTTCCGGGAAAATCTGGACACCTACCGCGACCGCGCCATCGACGATCCGTCCCCCGAGAACGTGGCGGTCTACCTGCACCTGCAACGCATCGCGATGGACAAGTCCTCGCGCTTCGCCCGGGTGTCCGAGCGTGTGGTGCAGGGCGATCCCGTCCTCGACGAGATCACCCGTCGACCCACCGCCAACTTCGGCGCGAACCTGGCCGACAAGCAGGCGAGCGCCGCCGGCGACGCGCTGCTCGAACGCCTTGCCGGGGAGACCGCGCTCTGGTTCCTCTTCCGCTCGGACTGTCCCTATTGCGATGCGCAAGCCCCGCTCCTGGAGGCCCTCGCGCAGCGCTACGGCTTCGCGGTGCTGGCGGTCTCGCTCGACGGGGCCGGCCTCGCGGACGGGACGTTTCCCGCCTTCGAGATCGACCGCGGTCAGGCCGAGGCGCTGGGCGTGATCTCCACCCCGGCGATGTTCCTCGCCCGCCCGGATCAGGGTGCGGTGGCGCCGATTGCCCAGGGACTGCTCTCGCTCGCCCAGCTGCGCGATCGCATCGTCCTCGCCGCCGTCCAGGCCGGCTGGGTGAGCGAGGCGGAGGCGAGCCGTCTCCGAGCGGGTTCGGCCGATCGGGGCAGCGCTGCCGCGACGCTCACCGCACTCCCCGAGGATCCGTCCGCCTTGCTTGAGGCACTGCGCGCGACCGTCCCACCCGACACCCGACCCGACACCTACCAGGCCCCTCGATGA
- a CDS encoding conjugal transfer protein TraH — protein MKIRLASSLVLIAATASPGAVTAAGIATQSSIMFDSMVNLTNPSAHMGQRRGAFSGGSVVNRNRLMSESLWHVVPPSFEAGCGGIDMFAGSFSFISADQFQQLMRSIAANATGYAFEVALTAMCPTCVEVMESLQRKLQALNQGYANSCQLAKGLVNDVASAFDVQHKDNTSLVAMVKGFGDVFETRSLTSGESPVNQVANNLTEEQRAEADLQGNLVWQALKRQGAAGWFVGGDDALLEAIMSVTGSVILGPPEPAPDGAGDNFRVTPLPGNLMSVRDLLWGSSAHEDTSSGQSTVNHVVRRYSCNDTAVNGCMAPSVIADTQTVGLVQYTDHLLLGDPNVAGSVGLVQKFRLGATAPTAREQAFMELAPNGIGAQLRNLARHDAGLARIFAKQAAPVIALEMAQLIMSDLLRAAENALAMGGSAYTAKVAEQIKGAREQVYREYAVLAARYGNAQTLLAYYQDLSAQVKGRAESTPNQR, from the coding sequence ATGAAGATCCGACTCGCATCCTCCCTTGTCCTGATCGCCGCGACGGCGTCGCCCGGCGCCGTCACGGCCGCCGGCATCGCCACCCAGTCGAGCATCATGTTCGACAGCATGGTCAATCTGACCAACCCCTCGGCGCACATGGGACAGCGCCGCGGCGCCTTCTCGGGCGGCTCGGTCGTGAACCGCAACCGCCTCATGAGCGAGTCGCTCTGGCATGTGGTCCCGCCGTCCTTCGAGGCCGGCTGCGGGGGCATCGACATGTTCGCCGGCTCCTTCAGCTTCATCTCCGCGGATCAGTTCCAACAGCTGATGCGCTCGATCGCGGCGAACGCGACCGGCTACGCCTTCGAGGTCGCCCTGACCGCCATGTGCCCGACCTGTGTCGAGGTCATGGAGTCGCTGCAGCGCAAGCTCCAGGCGCTCAATCAGGGCTACGCCAACTCCTGCCAGCTCGCCAAGGGTCTGGTCAACGACGTGGCGAGCGCCTTCGACGTGCAACACAAGGACAACACCTCGCTGGTGGCGATGGTGAAGGGCTTCGGCGACGTCTTCGAGACCCGCAGCCTGACCTCCGGGGAAAGCCCGGTGAACCAGGTCGCGAACAACCTGACCGAGGAGCAGCGCGCCGAGGCCGATCTGCAGGGCAATCTGGTCTGGCAGGCGCTCAAACGCCAGGGCGCGGCCGGCTGGTTCGTCGGCGGCGACGATGCCCTGCTCGAAGCCATCATGAGCGTGACCGGCTCGGTGATCCTCGGCCCGCCCGAGCCCGCACCCGACGGGGCCGGCGACAACTTCCGGGTCACCCCGCTGCCGGGCAACCTCATGAGCGTGCGCGATCTGCTCTGGGGCAGCAGCGCGCACGAGGACACCAGCAGTGGTCAGAGCACCGTCAACCATGTCGTGCGGCGCTACAGCTGCAACGACACGGCGGTCAACGGCTGCATGGCGCCGAGCGTGATCGCCGATACCCAGACCGTGGGGCTGGTGCAGTACACCGATCACCTGCTGCTGGGCGATCCGAACGTCGCGGGCAGCGTCGGTCTGGTGCAGAAGTTCCGTCTGGGCGCGACCGCACCGACCGCCCGCGAGCAGGCCTTCATGGAGCTCGCCCCCAACGGCATCGGCGCACAACTGCGCAACCTCGCCCGTCACGACGCGGGGCTGGCGCGGATCTTCGCCAAACAGGCGGCTCCGGTGATCGCGCTGGAGATGGCTCAGCTCATCATGTCCGACCTGCTGCGTGCCGCGGAGAACGCACTCGCGATGGGTGGCAGCGCCTACACCGCCAAGGTCGCCGAGCAGATCAAGGGCGCGCGCGAGCAGGTGTATCGCGAATACGCCGTCCTCGCCGCGCGCTACGGCAACGCCCAGACCCTGCTTGCCTACTACCAAGACCTGTCCGCCCAAGTGAAGGGCCGGGCCGAGTCCACTCCCAACCAGCGCTGA
- a CDS encoding conjugal transfer protein TraG N-terminal domain-containing protein, whose amino-acid sequence MFEISSIGDAAYLAAVLNAVAMLMGTGNMSQLAGVGFLIGVILVTFQGLVQARAPQYQQMLIALVIYLGMFGPSARVSVEDLYSGAVHRVDNVPLGVAAVGSALSQVGYGVTRLFEQAFSTPAMTDYGFAAPLQILQSVRAGTLSRARLGAANSPTPGADIERSFVNYIAECVLYDVDTGQRSLDSVLRDPSWTGALAVANAMPTTELWLGGAPTVKECDDAWADLSAYTTTEFLPALRGSLAATLAVQAGEVDNAVQTALDAVAGAGVDAQNYMVMSVAASVLPKGEAQVWEELGRWETAATITQAAQQRNTQWAAEETLFARIVRPMMTFFEAFLFAVSPLMVFAVGLGTIGIRMIGKYLLFGLWIQLWQPILAVINLYIILTTQGKLDALRNAGMGNLELPSIFALWKLDFILSDYLGVGGMLAASTPAISLMLIYGSAVTATHLAGRLQGGDHVNEKIASPDAVNPAAALSMGSLKTHAPLTGTTTPNANSVLWSADVGRSMQDSVRSGEQAVQQASSRFSSSLAGTASASASRSGESFASRSMNWDYGATGSATDRAIMSEARGLTEKYEQSGMSTQQMAGIVSGAIAAKGRLGGDEGSLAGDLSTQLRSQYITDVKLADTMAADIARRVSGDSGFEARLAESIRADSQSGSRNVFAERLSSDESARLEKDAADVVSSSRSLEREQSLARRYGAMGTYGAAEIGNAISNDPELMDRLHREIDRRNLTGDHQQLSGSWAYARNLNRDAASAAAGVALLIGHAEGTTLRRFTPAEAQSAKEAGYGILADTFGTHAPAINPHDNADLRESAPHFGAARGAVESVGLQDPRDDVAGLRGDIEAHGRSVETQYRPSAADNFHAANRESAAEGLAARQDQVREQVRERIGSEIDRRAILPRPAAQALHNEVGGTFVKLAETGALASAGATAALGQTVAAAKAFGSTLASGGDVAAAVAAGREAAGGEVGWTQARGAMIDARLQQVAGHGLTDAQQTLFREATTSVFAFAPSAAQQAARQAVIDEAGGGARGQHMADLVERSAVSRDDSDLRLIGTYNAQGIGSKKKTDGLSGASRPSGTPVTERSVTPGPRGEVLDLLAQPESRGNYNAWFGKADQSAIDLTRMTVSEVRALQSRLLESGNGGSAIGRYQIIPSTFDGLINRMGLTGEELFSRQLQDRMALRLANDAGMSSWLRGGISDHDFAHNLSRIWAGLPKDASNESFYQKDGVNKAHIDYGVVIATLGEIRGRSGS is encoded by the coding sequence ATGTTCGAGATTTCTTCCATCGGCGACGCCGCCTACCTCGCCGCCGTCCTCAACGCCGTGGCCATGCTCATGGGCACCGGCAACATGAGCCAGCTCGCCGGCGTGGGCTTCCTGATCGGCGTCATCTTGGTGACCTTCCAGGGCCTGGTGCAGGCGCGCGCCCCCCAGTACCAGCAGATGCTGATCGCGCTGGTCATCTATCTGGGCATGTTCGGCCCGAGTGCGCGGGTGAGCGTGGAGGACCTCTACTCCGGGGCGGTGCACCGGGTCGACAACGTTCCCCTGGGCGTGGCCGCCGTGGGCTCGGCGCTCTCGCAGGTGGGCTACGGCGTGACCCGGCTCTTCGAGCAGGCGTTCTCCACCCCGGCGATGACCGATTATGGCTTCGCCGCACCCCTGCAGATCCTGCAGAGCGTGCGCGCGGGGACCCTCTCGCGCGCGCGGCTCGGTGCGGCCAACAGCCCGACACCGGGTGCGGACATCGAGCGCTCCTTCGTCAACTACATCGCCGAGTGCGTGCTCTACGATGTCGACACCGGACAACGCTCCCTGGACAGCGTGCTGCGCGATCCGAGCTGGACCGGCGCGCTGGCGGTTGCCAATGCGATGCCGACCACCGAGCTGTGGTTGGGCGGGGCCCCGACGGTGAAGGAATGCGACGACGCTTGGGCGGATCTGTCCGCCTACACCACCACCGAGTTCCTGCCGGCGCTGCGCGGCTCGCTCGCCGCCACCCTCGCCGTGCAGGCCGGGGAGGTGGACAACGCCGTGCAGACCGCGCTGGATGCCGTCGCCGGCGCCGGGGTGGATGCGCAGAACTACATGGTGATGTCGGTGGCGGCGAGCGTCCTGCCCAAGGGCGAGGCGCAGGTGTGGGAGGAGCTCGGGCGCTGGGAAACCGCCGCGACCATCACCCAGGCCGCCCAGCAGCGCAACACCCAATGGGCCGCCGAGGAGACCCTGTTCGCACGCATCGTGCGCCCCATGATGACCTTCTTCGAGGCGTTCCTGTTCGCCGTCTCCCCGCTGATGGTCTTCGCCGTCGGGCTCGGTACGATCGGCATCCGGATGATCGGCAAGTACCTGCTGTTCGGCCTCTGGATCCAGCTCTGGCAGCCGATCCTCGCGGTGATCAACCTCTACATCATCCTGACGACCCAAGGCAAACTCGACGCGCTGAGGAACGCCGGGATGGGCAACCTGGAGCTGCCCTCGATCTTCGCGCTGTGGAAGCTCGACTTCATCCTCTCGGATTATCTCGGGGTCGGCGGGATGCTCGCGGCGAGCACGCCGGCGATCTCCTTGATGCTGATCTACGGCTCGGCGGTGACCGCGACCCATTTGGCGGGACGCCTGCAAGGCGGCGACCACGTCAACGAGAAGATCGCGAGCCCCGATGCGGTGAATCCCGCGGCCGCCCTGTCGATGGGGTCGCTCAAGACCCATGCCCCGCTCACCGGCACGACGACGCCGAACGCCAATTCCGTGCTCTGGTCGGCGGATGTCGGGCGCTCCATGCAGGACAGCGTGCGCTCCGGCGAGCAGGCCGTGCAGCAGGCCAGCTCCCGTTTCTCCTCCTCGCTGGCCGGCACCGCGAGTGCGTCGGCGTCGCGGTCCGGCGAGTCCTTTGCCTCACGGTCCATGAACTGGGACTACGGGGCGACAGGAAGTGCGACCGATCGCGCGATCATGAGCGAAGCGCGGGGGCTTACGGAGAAGTATGAGCAGAGCGGGATGAGTACACAGCAAATGGCCGGCATCGTCTCCGGAGCCATCGCAGCGAAGGGCCGCTTGGGTGGCGATGAGGGCAGCCTCGCGGGTGATCTCTCGACCCAACTCCGAAGCCAGTACATCACCGACGTCAAACTCGCCGACACGATGGCTGCCGATATCGCTCGCCGTGTTTCGGGTGATTCCGGCTTCGAGGCGCGTCTTGCCGAATCGATCCGCGCCGACTCCCAATCCGGCAGCCGCAACGTCTTCGCGGAGCGGCTCTCCAGCGACGAAAGCGCGCGGTTGGAGAAGGACGCAGCCGATGTGGTCTCCTCCTCGCGTTCGCTGGAGCGCGAGCAGTCGCTGGCGCGACGCTACGGCGCCATGGGCACCTACGGCGCCGCCGAGATCGGCAATGCGATTTCCAACGATCCGGAACTCATGGATCGGCTGCACCGGGAAATCGACCGACGCAATCTGACCGGGGATCACCAGCAACTCTCGGGCTCGTGGGCTTACGCCCGGAACCTCAACCGCGACGCGGCGAGCGCGGCGGCAGGTGTGGCGCTGTTGATCGGGCACGCCGAGGGAACGACCTTGCGGCGATTCACCCCGGCGGAGGCGCAGAGTGCGAAAGAGGCCGGATACGGCATTCTGGCGGACACGTTCGGAACACACGCGCCTGCGATCAACCCGCACGACAACGCTGATCTGCGCGAGTCCGCTCCGCACTTCGGAGCCGCGCGAGGTGCGGTCGAAAGCGTCGGTTTGCAGGATCCTCGCGACGACGTCGCAGGCCTGCGCGGCGACATCGAGGCGCACGGGCGTTCGGTCGAGACCCAGTATAGGCCGAGTGCCGCCGACAACTTCCATGCCGCCAACCGCGAGTCTGCCGCAGAGGGCCTTGCCGCCCGACAGGATCAGGTTCGCGAGCAGGTTCGCGAACGCATCGGGTCGGAGATCGACCGGCGGGCGATCTTGCCGCGTCCCGCAGCGCAGGCCCTCCACAACGAAGTCGGGGGCACCTTCGTGAAGCTTGCGGAGACCGGGGCCTTGGCCAGCGCCGGGGCAACGGCTGCTCTGGGACAGACCGTCGCGGCCGCGAAGGCCTTCGGCTCCACCCTGGCGAGCGGAGGCGATGTCGCCGCGGCGGTCGCTGCCGGACGGGAGGCCGCAGGGGGCGAGGTCGGCTGGACGCAGGCACGGGGCGCCATGATCGACGCCCGTCTGCAGCAGGTTGCCGGCCACGGTTTGACGGATGCCCAGCAGACCCTGTTCCGGGAAGCCACGACGTCCGTGTTTGCCTTCGCGCCGAGCGCTGCGCAACAGGCGGCCCGTCAAGCGGTCATCGACGAGGCCGGAGGCGGGGCGAGGGGTCAACATATGGCCGACCTCGTCGAACGTTCCGCGGTGTCGCGCGACGACAGCGATCTGCGCCTGATCGGCACCTACAATGCGCAAGGCATCGGCTCAAAAAAAAAGACTGATGGACTAAGCGGCGCTTCCCGGCCAAGCGGAACCCCGGTCACGGAACGCAGCGTGACACCGGGACCGCGCGGCGAGGTGCTGGATCTGCTGGCCCAACCGGAGTCTCGCGGCAACTACAACGCCTGGTTCGGCAAGGCCGATCAGAGCGCGATCGACCTGACCCGGATGACGGTGTCCGAGGTACGGGCGCTCCAGAGTCGACTCTTGGAGAGCGGAAACGGAGGGTCGGCGATCGGTCGCTATCAGATCATTCCGAGCACGTTCGATGGGTTGATCAACCGGATGGGGTTGACGGGGGAGGAACTGTTCAGCCGTCAGCTCCAGGATCGGATGGCGTTGCGACTCGCAAACGATGCCGGCATGAGCAGTTGGCTGCGTGGCGGGATCAGCGATCACGACTTCGCCCACAACTTGTCCCGCATCTGGGCCGGGCTACCCAAGGATGCGTCGAACGAGAGCTTCTATCAGAAAGACGGTGTCAACAAAGCCCACATCGATTACGGTGTCGTTATCGCAACACTCGGTGAGATTCGCGGGCGATCGGGATCCTGA
- a CDS encoding YqaA family protein: MAGLPGYLGLFLAALGSATLLPLQSEAVLVGLLLADAHAVWALLTVATIGNVLGAVVNWALGRGLERYRRRRWFPVSAHRLAQARGFYRRTGHWSLLLSWVPVVGDPLTLIAGVLREPLWRFLGLVTLAKGGRYLVLSSLVLGWPY; this comes from the coding sequence ATGGCGGGACTCCCTGGTTACCTCGGTCTTTTTCTCGCCGCGCTCGGTTCCGCGACCCTGCTGCCGTTGCAGTCCGAGGCCGTGCTGGTCGGGCTGTTGCTCGCCGATGCCCATGCGGTCTGGGCGCTGCTGACGGTGGCGACCATCGGCAATGTCCTCGGCGCGGTGGTCAACTGGGCCCTCGGACGCGGCCTGGAACGGTACCGTCGTCGACGCTGGTTTCCGGTCAGCGCGCATCGGCTGGCTCAGGCCCGGGGGTTCTATCGACGCACCGGCCATTGGTCGTTGCTGCTGAGCTGGGTCCCCGTCGTCGGCGACCCCCTTACCCTGATCGCCGGTGTCCTGCGCGAGCCCCTCTGGCGCTTCCTCGGCTTGGTCACGCTCGCCAAGGGCGGGCGCTATCTCGTCTTGAGTTCGCTCGTGCTGGGATGGCCGTATTGA
- a CDS encoding GNAT family N-acetyltransferase, producing the protein MTSNIKIRNETNNDIAAIAEVTVAAFRDLEISNQTEHFIIDALRAAEVLALSLVAEVDGRVVGHIAFSPVTLSDGTRDWYGLGPISVLPQVQRRGIGQALVREGLSRLKRMQARGCCLVGHPEYYRRFGFENCPQLVFEGVPPEVFFAVSFDGTMPRGTVAFHKAFAAVGRSSRANEV; encoded by the coding sequence ATGACATCGAACATCAAGATCAGGAACGAGACGAACAACGATATTGCCGCGATCGCCGAGGTGACGGTCGCGGCGTTTCGGGACCTTGAGATCAGCAACCAGACCGAACACTTCATCATCGACGCGCTCCGCGCCGCCGAGGTCCTTGCACTCTCGCTCGTCGCGGAGGTCGATGGCCGTGTCGTCGGCCACATTGCCTTCTCGCCCGTCACCTTATCGGACGGCACACGGGATTGGTACGGACTTGGCCCGATTTCGGTCTTGCCCCAGGTCCAGCGCCGAGGGATCGGACAAGCCTTGGTGCGTGAAGGCTTGTCGCGGCTCAAGCGCATGCAGGCGCGCGGCTGCTGCCTGGTGGGGCATCCGGAGTACTACCGAAGGTTCGGGTTCGAGAACTGTCCGCAGCTCGTCTTCGAGGGCGTTCCGCCTGAGGTCTTCTTCGCAGTGTCCTTCGACGGGACGATGCCGCGGGGCACTGTCGCGTTCCACAAGGCATTCGCAGCGGTTGGCCGGTCGTCGCGCGCAAACGAGGTGTGA
- a CDS encoding XRE family transcriptional regulator has protein sequence MEPTRLWEAPYVREPEATASGRVWEQRVETTSDAEATRQAISELRRISGLTWEQLGEIFDVSRRSIHFWASGKPLNAHNEQRLMQVLDVIRAADRSDARSTRAALFAAKEGTTAFALLSAKRFEEARAILSVGTARSRPALAELTAAAQADRKPLPPEELVDAQQDRVHRNRDRARAARAVRNKRLGTS, from the coding sequence ATGGAGCCTACCCGTCTTTGGGAGGCGCCCTACGTCCGCGAGCCTGAGGCGACGGCCAGCGGACGTGTTTGGGAACAGCGTGTCGAAACCACCAGTGATGCGGAGGCGACACGACAGGCGATCTCCGAGTTACGTCGGATCTCGGGTCTGACCTGGGAACAGCTCGGTGAGATCTTCGATGTATCGCGGCGAAGCATACACTTCTGGGCGAGCGGTAAACCTCTAAACGCTCACAACGAGCAGCGGCTGATGCAGGTGCTGGACGTGATCAGGGCAGCAGACCGCAGCGACGCGCGGTCAACCCGCGCAGCGCTCTTCGCGGCAAAAGAGGGAACGACCGCGTTCGCCTTGTTGAGCGCGAAGCGATTCGAAGAGGCCCGTGCGATTCTGAGCGTTGGCACGGCTCGATCAAGACCGGCGCTCGCAGAGCTGACTGCCGCAGCTCAGGCGGACCGGAAACCTCTGCCGCCGGAGGAACTGGTCGACGCGCAACAAGATCGCGTTCATCGCAACCGTGACCGAGCACGGGCTGCTCGCGCCGTGAGGAACAAGCGGCTTGGAACCTCTTGA
- a CDS encoding TIGR04255 family protein: protein MTANETPLTGPPPAEVVLRDAPLVRVIAQVQFPLVASVEKRDFMAPFQEAVRAEYPVLRPEQNRSIVFGQQGMTDTRENTLWRFHDAGGAWRVTLAPDFLALETSLYTSRDDFLDRLKRVLDALVAYVNPKMIDRLGVRYIDRVTGDNLRDLTQLVRPEISGILSTSLASYAYHAISEAVFVLPDNAGQLTARWGLVPARGTVDPAAVDAIDEPSWLLDIDAFQAETRELDVDATVQLARGFAERIYSVFRWVVTDTFLRRYGGQP from the coding sequence GTGACTGCCAATGAGACCCCACTGACGGGCCCACCGCCAGCCGAGGTGGTGCTCAGGGATGCCCCTCTGGTGCGCGTGATCGCTCAAGTGCAGTTCCCGCTGGTGGCGTCCGTAGAGAAGCGCGACTTTATGGCGCCGTTCCAGGAGGCAGTCCGCGCCGAATATCCGGTCCTTAGGCCCGAGCAAAACCGTAGCATTGTTTTCGGACAGCAGGGCATGACGGACACCCGCGAGAACACCTTATGGCGGTTCCACGATGCCGGTGGTGCGTGGCGTGTCACGCTGGCCCCCGACTTCCTCGCGCTGGAAACCAGCCTTTACACAAGTCGCGACGACTTCCTCGACCGGCTGAAGCGTGTGCTTGATGCGCTGGTCGCCTATGTAAACCCGAAGATGATCGATCGCCTCGGTGTGCGCTACATCGACCGCGTGACCGGCGACAACCTTCGCGACCTGACACAGCTTGTGCGCCCGGAGATAAGCGGCATTCTCTCGACGTCTCTGGCTTCCTACGCCTATCACGCGATTTCCGAGGCGGTATTCGTTCTGCCTGACAACGCAGGACAATTGACGGCGCGCTGGGGGCTCGTTCCCGCGCGCGGAACGGTCGATCCGGCTGCTGTCGATGCTATCGACGAACCGAGTTGGCTGCTGGATATCGACGCGTTTCAAGCGGAAACGAGAGAACTCGATGTCGACGCGACCGTGCAGCTGGCACGAGGATTCGCAGAGCGCATCTACAGCGTCTTTCGCTGGGTAGTAACCGATACGTTTCTACGGCGCTACGGAGGTCAACCATGA